In Pseudoalteromonas nigrifaciens, the sequence GTCGCCAATCGCTGCATAGCGACGGTGAGAACCACCAAGGACTTTTATACACTGCACTTTGCGAGCGCCGCTGTTATCAGCAACTTCCAGCTGAGTTTGCATTTGGATCATGTTAATGACCTCCGGTGTAGTAATTACAACTTGTCTTAAATTCGTTTAAAATCAAGACATTTCGATTGAAATCCACTCAAAAAACAAGCTAGTTGTCTCTTAAGGGCGGGCAATTGTACCAGCATTACGGGGGGAGCGGTAGGTTATTTTTTAATTAATTATGAGGGAAAGCTAATTAATATTGAGTAATTACGGCTATCTAGCTACTTTACATATGGTTACAAAACAAACAAGGCACTATCTTAGTGCCTTGTAGATTATTTATCAGGGTTTTAGCCAAACAAACCTTTCAATTTATCTTTAAGTTTGTCTTTTGCTTTTTCTTTGAGCTTTTCTTTTGCTTCTTCTTTAAGCGCATTACCAAAATCAAGCTTAATGCCTACATCATGGAATGGCCCTTTAATACGCAGTGGTATTTTAAAGCCGGTACTATCATCGGTTGTACCCTGCCCCTCAATAGAACCGACTATACCGGTTACTAGTCGGTAATTAATAATAGTATTAGGTAAATCCACATCACCTTCGCCTGAAATACGGATCAGTGGGCTGATTAACGACAGGTCGTTATTATGGCCCACCCCATTAGTAAACTTAAAGCTACCCGTTAATGCTGAGAAGTCGGTTTGCTGTGACTTATCAAAGCCAGTATCTAGTCCTTCTGATACAGCCCCTACATTACCTTTAAGCAACTCTTTACCTTTGCGAATCATTTCAGCTATATTTGCGCCTTGTACTGCGCCATTAGCAAACTCAAACCCTAACTCACCATTAAGTGCGTTAACAAACTCTTTTTGGCTTTGCCCATTTGTGGTTAAGTTCCAATTTAATGAGCCATTACCCATTAATTTATCAAATCCTGCGGCATCGGTTAATAACGGTTGTGCATCAATACCTGCCAAATCAAAATTAGTGGTTATTTTATAAGGTATTTGCTGGGCATTAATATTAATTGCCCCTTTCCCTGTTCCCTCATAGGCTGCAAAGTTATCTAAGCTTAATTTAGCGACACTATTTTTTAACGCTACTGTAAATTGGTTTGCACCGAGTTTAATATCGTTAGCTTTTAAACCGCTTGAGCGTATTACTACATTAGCATCAAGCGTATTTAAGGCACTTAAGTCTATTTTAGTGTCGTCCCATACAATAGGCTCTGCTGGTTTAGTTTCGTCTGTAGTTGGCTGCTCTTTTTTAGCTACGGCTTCTGGTAAGTATGGGTTTAAGTCAAGCATACCTAAGTCAATGTTTGCCATTACAGCAAGTCGTTTACCTAAATTAAGCTCACTTTTACCTTTTATTTGCAGTGCATCTAATGTGGCAATAAGCTCTTCAAGCTTAAATTGCTCACCCGCTAAATGCATTTTGCCATTTACACTAAAAGCATTAAAGGCGTTATCTTTGGCGTTTAACTCTACACCTTGCCATTTGGCTATATTTTTTACCGAGTCTCCACTTAGCGCTAACTGACCTTTTATATCTTGGCCTTGTTTAGCAATAGTTCCCTCAAAGGTTAAATCAACTAAACGTGAATCTAAACTCTGCTGAATATTAAAAGTAGTACCTTCGATCGCTTTTGCTGGCGTATCTAGTTTTACATCAAGCTCAAAGCGCTCTTGCATGTAAGTTATTGCGCCTTTTACTTCTAATGTTTTACGCAGTGATGGAAGTAAAATAGCCAGTTCTAAATCACTTATTTGCTGTTTAACCCCGGTTTTACCATCTAAATAAGTAAAGGTACCACCATAAATGGCAACTTCCCCTAGCTCAATGTCAAAGTTCTCAGGTAATTTTATAGCTTCCGCAGATCCTGTTTGCTCTTTAGGCTGCTCAGCTACCGCATCAAATAGCTGCCAGTTAGCTTTACCGTTTTTATCGGTCTCTAATAAAATATCAGGCTCGTTAATAACAAACTTATCGAGTTTAAATTCACCATCTAATAGCGATAGCCAAGGGATGTGTACTGCAAGCTGCTGCATACTTGCCATATCGGCGCGAGAGCCCGATTTCATGTTGGCAAAATGTACATCATTAAGTTCTAATTTTAATGCAGGAAATACACTCAGCGTTTTATCGCCTTTAATAGTTAATGTACGTCCTGTGGTTTGTTCTACCTGCTCAGAGACTTTATTAAAAATAGCATCAGTAGGAATTAAAAAGGGTGCTGCAACGATAAGTGCAATACATAACAGCAGTATTACACCTATAATTTTAAATAAGGTTTTCATGATCGTCCTTTCAAATGTGCAAATAATACTCATATCATAGCGAGAGTTATCACTAAAATCATTGTCAGTACTAAAAAAAATAACTTTCAACTAATTTATTTTTTAATGATGAATCTACGCGCTAATAATATCAACACTATTTAAATATTAACAAACAACACATGAACGCTTTATAAAAAACAACAAATCATTACTTTTCAACAAGTAAGACATGAAAAACACACTGTCGTATGATTTTCAAACAATCTAAACTAATTGAGTTTTCGTCACTGAAGTTAACTATTTTATTGTTTTAATAAATTAATAATTATGAGCACTTTAACTGTTGTATTCTTAAGGCTTGTATATGCCTCTGTTGTTATTGCAAGATTTGCGCTAAAATAGACCAGCTAAAAAATGCATCTAACTCGAGGTTCTACAAGGCATGAAAAAACTGCTAATTTCACCGTCACAAATGTCGCTAGGCGAGCAAGAAAACCAAATATACCAAAACATTCTGAAGCAATCCTCAGAACTCAGCCTAAATCTAATGGCCGTGAAAGTAGAAAACCACCCAGATGATTTTTTACTTTGGTGCTATGAACTGCTTAACGCAAGCAAAGATCGTATGAATTACGACTTGCTAGAGCCGCAACAGTTACCAGTACTAAAAAAACTGCACGACCAACTTATTTCTGCTATTAGCTTTTTACAAGTTAAAACGTTACGTGTAGCGCCTTGGCCTGTAGTAACTACATTTATTGAGCAGCACAAAGATCTTATTGCACTTGATGAGCAGCTTCGCTTAACAAGCTACATTGCAAGCATTCGCCCGCAATCACTTAAAGATATGATCCCAGAAGACTTACTTGCATTTAGTGGTAAGCACATGGCATCGCTTGATCCAAGCACTTACAACTTTGATGTTGAATGGTTTGCATCAACTAAAAGCGCTAAAGCGTTTCATCAACTACTGGCTGATATGCCTGATGCGTTTGATGATGCACTTAGCAATATTCCGTTGGAAGGTAATATTACTCATTATGAGTACCAGCAATTTGTTGCTGCTTACTTAAAAGCTTTTAGCGATGGTAACGAAAAGCCAACGCTCGCTCCAGCAACTCG encodes:
- a CDS encoding AsmA family protein gives rise to the protein MKTLFKIIGVILLLCIALIVAAPFLIPTDAIFNKVSEQVEQTTGRTLTIKGDKTLSVFPALKLELNDVHFANMKSGSRADMASMQQLAVHIPWLSLLDGEFKLDKFVINEPDILLETDKNGKANWQLFDAVAEQPKEQTGSAEAIKLPENFDIELGEVAIYGGTFTYLDGKTGVKQQISDLELAILLPSLRKTLEVKGAITYMQERFELDVKLDTPAKAIEGTTFNIQQSLDSRLVDLTFEGTIAKQGQDIKGQLALSGDSVKNIAKWQGVELNAKDNAFNAFSVNGKMHLAGEQFKLEELIATLDALQIKGKSELNLGKRLAVMANIDLGMLDLNPYLPEAVAKKEQPTTDETKPAEPIVWDDTKIDLSALNTLDANVVIRSSGLKANDIKLGANQFTVALKNSVAKLSLDNFAAYEGTGKGAININAQQIPYKITTNFDLAGIDAQPLLTDAAGFDKLMGNGSLNWNLTTNGQSQKEFVNALNGELGFEFANGAVQGANIAEMIRKGKELLKGNVGAVSEGLDTGFDKSQQTDFSALTGSFKFTNGVGHNNDLSLISPLIRISGEGDVDLPNTIINYRLVTGIVGSIEGQGTTDDSTGFKIPLRIKGPFHDVGIKLDFGNALKEEAKEKLKEKAKDKLKDKLKGLFG